A genomic stretch from Desulfurococcaceae archaeon MEX13E-LK6-19 includes:
- a CDS encoding ribbon-helix-helix protein, CopG family, whose amino-acid sequence MRVVTFKIEEELLEKIDLLAKINNLSRSELIRRAVKALVDGGVRP is encoded by the coding sequence ATGCGTGTTGTCACATTTAAGATTGAGGAAGAGTTGCTCGAGAAAATTGATCTCCTGGCAAAGATCAACAACCTTAGCCGTAGTGAGTTGATACGAAGAGCTGTCAAGGCTCTAGTTGATGGTGGTGTGAGACCATGA